The Tripterygium wilfordii isolate XIE 37 chromosome 21, ASM1340144v1, whole genome shotgun sequence genome segment CCACCATTACATAAAAACAATTGACAAATGTGCTCTTTTATAAATTTCTTCACATAACAAAAACCATTCACCTTCAAAATCAATGCAGATACATACCAACTACATCCCTGTGAATATTTCTCACTACACTCGACTGAGACCTTGTTCTTGTTATTCTTCACATAATTGAAATTAAAACCTACCTCAACTGAATATCTACAAAGTGCGGACCTATATCCCTCTACACCTCCATCAAATATCTGCCCAACAAGAGTAATAGCATGAGACCAATGAGATGAAAACAATAATCTCTTACTAGTTAAAGAATATTGATTATCCAGAAGGTTATCTTCATTTTCACAAATAGTAACACTAATTGATGTTCCTTTTTCTTCAATAACATGTTCTAATCCcttttgatgtaaattatctGAATCAACAATTTCTGAAGATATGGACAATACATTAGGGTTCCCAATTCTTACTATTTCTCGATCAACTgctgaaacaataacattaatttCAACAAACTTCAATTCAAATGCATGAGCTAAACATATCATACTCTCTAATTCAACTTGATTCCTCAATAAGCAACTAGGATGTCCAGGCAAAGAATACGAAAGAGAAGTACTATCACTAACACGACAGCTCCAACTATCAGACAACTTACCTAAtagaaaattaaagtcaagaccACTACCAATCTTCAAAACCATAGTTTCGGAACCAAACTTACAAAGTAATAACAACTCTTCCTGCATCATAAACGATCAACACAGTAAACAAATTCGAAGTGGAAGCACTAACATTGTGTACCTTAAATTTAATTGACTCTTCCAGAAATTCATTCTCTATAATACTCCGATAATGCAGATCATAGATTCACCGATCATGTAATCAACTTCAGGTAGGGAGGTGATGGCATACGCGGGACTGAGGTAGGGAGGCAACGACATAGGCGGGACAGAGGTAGGGAGGCGACGACAGATTTTTACGATGAGTTTGTTTTATCCTTTTATTATTTGTACCAAGGTCAAATTTGgaattatgaaaattttaaacatttttataaattaaacaaaaaaatagacttataaaaaataaatttttttggaatGGATCTGCATGtccaataattttaaaaatgatattaatatgtcatttttcataaCCCAAATAGGATTAGCTTTTCAACGATAGAAACTGACAATGCTTTCAAACTCAAAGCCCTAAAGCCCAACCTACACGTATCAGCATACAGTTCCACTGTTACACACATTAATTAGGCCTATTTGACTAACTTGTCGGCCCAGTCATTTGTTTCTCAtaacacctttttttttatataaaagaaaaaagagaaatcgaaaaacaaaacaaaacaggcACTGGCGCTTCAGTTGTTAAGCATCTCTTCCCCAATCTATGAACAGAATCGAAGCTCTGTCCTCGCCTTCACCGCTGCCACTCATTtggtttggggtttagggttttgaattTAGTGGTTTGTCTCGCTTGCTAAGTCCTAAAGTACGTGTCAGGTGTTGAACTGCGAAATACAACCGCAAATAAATCTGAAACGGTGATGCATAAAGAAATGAAGAAGCCATAAGCTACTTCGGTAATTCTCTCCTGTGCCTAAGGTATGCAGAGCCTTcttgattcatttttttttatgaattcttCGATTGGTGTTTTTGTGGGTTTGAGTTGAAAGAAGTAATTGAATTGGTTCTCTAAGTTTAGCTAGTGCGAATTCTGCAGTGGAAGAAAGACTGTAAGAGGGAACTATATGAGATGGGGCAAAATAGGGTATTAAAGGATGCAAAATGGTAGTTTTATGTCTTATTTTGATGTGTACAGCTGATTGCTATTTTCTGAGCATGAGTTAATTATTCAAAATGGAGGTTTAAGTATTGTATCTTCTCTGCATACAATGAAAAAACCAGACTTCTTGAAGAAATGCATTAAAATATCTCTCATTCAACCAGTTAGCCTAAACGAAACTGGTTACATTTATGATTAGTTTGTTTGTCTTTAATATTGAGATTATTTTGGTGATTCGAtcactttttgtttccttttgctGTTTTTAGTGACTGAAATCATAGTTAAATCCATGCAACTATAGAGACAGTTTTATCAATTAGAATCCTGATTTTTTAGTTTAAATCTAAGCTAGAAGTTTATAATGTACAATGAGTTTGCTTATcttatttaatttgattgataGAACTTACAAGTACATTTTTTAGTGACTTTGATATCTTTTGTTACCTCTTCAGTTCAAAGGAGCTATACTGTGAAATCTTCAGTCGAAGATCTTATTTATAATCTCAACTCAATTAATGATGTCAATACCATCTAAAAATACATGGATAAAGCAGCAGCAATGCCCGTGTGGGGATTGGAAATGCTACATTACATACGAAGGAAATGCTGAAGAGACCACCTTTACATCCCAATCAGTAAAGCCGGAATTGTTTCCATCTGAGGCTATGGTTGCCCCTTATGTGGGTATGGTGTTTAAGAGTGACTATGATGCATTTGAGTATTATGGAAATTTCGCAAGGAAAAATGGTTTCTCAATAAGGAAAGAGCGGTCAAGATTGAGCCCTCAATTAGGGGTTTATAAACGAGACTTTGTTTGTTATCGCTCGGGGTTTGCACCAGCTCGGAAGAAGCCTTCCGTCGAACACCATAGAGATCGGAAATCTGTGAGGTGCGGATGTGATGCAAAGATGTATCTGTCAAAGGAGGTTGTTGATGGAGATTCCCAGTGGGTGGTTGTGCAATTTAGTAATGTTCATAACCATGAAATTTTGGAAGATGACCAAGTACGGCTCCTCCCTGCATACCGAAAGATTCAAGAGGCAGATCAGGAAAAAATTATCTTGCTTTCCAAAGCTGGGTTTCCAATACATCGTATAGTAAAGTTGTTGGAGTTGGAAAAGGGGATTCAAGGTGGACAACTGCCGTTCCTGGAGAGGGATGTTAGGAACTTTGTTCAGAACCGAAAGAAAGTTGTTCAGGAAAATGATGCTTTACTCactgaaaaaagagagaatgataCAATGGAACTTCTCGAGGCATGCAAGCATTTGAAAGAGGCAGATGAAGAATTTGTTTATGATTTTACTATGGATGATAATAATAAAGTTGAGaattttgcatggtcatatggTGATTCTGTTCATGCTTACACAATGTTTGGTGACGTGGTTTATTTTGACACTACTTATCGATCAGTCACGTATGGTATGTTTTTTGGGGCATGGCTTGGAATCAACAATAATGGGAGGACCATTTTCTTTGGTTGTGCTCTATTACAAGATGAAACAGCATGTTCTTTCAAATGGGCTTTACAGGTCAGTGAGGTCACTATTTGTAATCCCATCTATTGATTTTAGATACGTCTTCAGTCTTCATGTATCCTGACTGTACATTTACTAATTTTTTGCTTCGATACAGACCTTTATTCGTTTTATGAAGGGAAGATGCCCACAAACAATCATAACTGACATTGACCCTGGGCTTAAGGATGCCATACAAAGGGAATTACCAAGCACTAAACATGTTACTTCTATATGGAATATCCTATCCAAGTTATCAAGTTGGTTTTCTCATCCTCTTGGCTCTCGGTATGCAGAATTTAAATCTGAATTTGATGCATTATACCATGTGGAGAGCACAGAGGACTTTGAACTTCGATGGAGTGAAATGGTTTCTATGTTAGGACTTGGCTCAGATAAACACATAGCTCTGCTGCATTCTTTTAGGTTATCTTGGGCAGAATCGTATGTGAGAGGTTATTTCCTTGCTCGAATGACAACAATGACATATTCAAAATCCGTGGATATATATTTGAAGAGATTCTTCAGTGTGGAAACGTGTCTACGAAGCTTTTTTGAGCAGGTATAATATGTGCAATTGTTGCCTGATATTTCTTTAACTGAAATCTTTTCTGTTTACCAGTTTTAGTTCTGCTTAACAATATTGCAGGTTAGTATCTCTGCCAATATCCAGAACCAGGCACATCAAGAGGCACAGTATATGCTCACCAAAACATGCATACCCATTGAAGAACATGCTCGTGGTATTCTTTCACCTTTTGCTTACCATGCTTTGCAGCATGAGTTGGTACTAGCCATGCAATATGCCATATCTGAAATGGCTAACGGATCATATCTTGTACACCATTTCAAGAAGATAGATGCTGAGCGTGTTGTTATATGGATGCCAGAAGGTGACCAGATTCACTGTTCTTGCAAGGAATTTGAATCTTCAGGGATTTTGTGCAGACATGCTCTTCGTGTGTTGTTTGTGAAGAACTATTTTCAACTTCCTGAAAAGTATTTTCTGAGTAGATGGCGACAGGAAAGTTCTATCGTATTGTATGATGGCCATGAGGTACAACATAACAATGATGGATGGTTCCAGGAATATCAATCTCTCACGGAGACTCTGTTTAGCGAATCATCAGTTACAAAGGCGCGTTCTGCATATATCCGTAGGGAATTGCCAAAAGAACTTATGAAACTTCTGAATGATGTTAAAGATATGCCTGAGAGTGATGGAGTTGCAATGGATTTTACAATTTCACCAGCAGGTTAATTTTAGATTCGTGGGAGTTGACGACTTGTTAGAGGTAAATATGGATGTTGGATGCTTCAATTGATGAAGAGAAGAGGCACCTAAAAGTGAATTCTAGCCAATGGATGATGCGAGGGCCAAAACAGGGATGCATTCCCCATTGTCTATGCTGAAGAAAAAGAGACGAACATAATCATCTACTGGAATACTGataattttcttctcttcatgGACTCAAAGACTTTACCTCGTGATAATTGCTGAGGgctgcaaaaaaatgtgaaaagacaTAAGGTGTTCTCATAAAATGTCAGAAATATTACTTCTTTGGTAGTGAAATTGCAAGTAAAGCAATGTTTGAAACATCTACCGGTCTTTACTCATTTCAACCCAACTCGTTTTTCTTGCTGCTTGTTTGGTGTTGTCAGCTCAAGATCTGCGTGAATACTTTATTTTGATTGCTTTCATTTGAGTTCAGTTACTACATTAAACCTACAAATATTGATCTTAAAATTTATAGCTGAAAGCAGTTGTACTATGGCAATTAGCGGCTGGCTTGCCAAATTAGTAATTCATTTTGATGATTATGGCTACAATTGCATGTCCAGATTCTTTCTTGAATGAATTTAAACATATTGGCATGAGTTTCTTTGCATCGATGACTAAATCCATGCTTTTGCTATCAGTCTTTTGCTTTGTATTCTAGGGACCTCAGGTTATCTGGGCCAATAATACTTCTGGGGATTAGTCCAAACCCACATTTCATATGCCTCGTGGATTACCTAATGGATGGCTCGACGTActgatttttgtgctttcaaaATCTTGCGCTTTTCACACACTCACAAACACAAAGTGGGTTGTGTTCTTGGAATGATAGTTAAAACTGTTTCCATACTAAATTATTGAGGATTGACAATAATTTGGGACCCACTACATTGTCTCTATTTGCAGACAAGATTAAAATGGTTTCATCAACTTGCAGGTGGTTCTTACCAAACACAGAGATTCAGGGGTCCTTCCAGATTTCTCTCCATAAATGGTGAGCAGTTGCAGCAGGTATGAGTTTGACATGCTTTATTCAACATGAATCTTCTATAATAGGAGAGGGTCCCTCAGCCTAAGGGGAAGTGACACTGACCATTATATTTGCAGATGAGAAACAAACattaaatattgaatgaaagaatgaaaatgaaagctGCATATTCCTAGCCACATAAGTGTATGAATCAAAATGAATGGTAGGTTCCAGAGTAGTAGATGACAAAAATTGCCTAAATTATTTCATTGGCGCTTGAGAGATCAAATCTTACTATTTTTTTACATTCCTGTTATTGATATTTTGGGTTTGCATGATCAGTGGAGGCTTGAGTGCTTGACCATAAGGTCAATTTTCTGATTCCCACTATGGGAGCATGTGGCAATCCAGATGAAGGATGTTTGGATGACAGGAAAATGAAGCACGTGGAAGGTTGTGTCAGGATGATTTGGCATGACTCATTTGTCTAATGGGGTTGTTACATAATGCCGTTGTTCTTCTTTCTAGTATTTTCCACAGATGTCGGGAGTTAAATTCACAGGACTTGAAGAACATCTACAGCTTTGTTTAGCATCAAAATGAAGATTCTCTTTGTGCTGCAAAAACTATTCATTAAATCCACTAATTTTGATTCACCGTTAGGCCTAACTTGAATGAAAACGTGAACAAGAAATGGCTAGCAACATGATTGGAATCTCTGAACTAACAAGAGTTTTTCCTCCACTGATGCAGAAAAGAAGATTACAAGGCCAAAGATAGACTACAGAGGAAGTTGAAAGGAAGATAGAGAATGAAACACGAATTGAAAATGACATGGAAGCATGAGAGCTTGGTCATCTAAAATGAGATCAAGACATCCAGGAACATGGggctttatatatttattttttgtcttttttcagTAATAAAACTACACTGCAATCAGCTGTCTTTGAGCTTCAATCCTGATTTCCTCCTTCATTTTTCTTATGAATTCTTCAATCTTCCTGTTCAGTTCTTCGGTTTTCAAATCTTCAGTTCCTGTTGctacttctctctcttctccttcttcgtcATCCTGTTGTTCTTGTCTCTCCAGATATAGAGAACTGCCTTCTTCTTTATCAACTTCATCATGTTTTGTTGCCAAATCTATACGTTCTCCTTCTCTTTCATTCAGAAGCTCACTCTCTGTTGCCCGCTCTTCTTCTTCAGCTGCAAAAGCAGCATTCTTCAGAGGCTCATCAATGCTTGGAGCGGAGACTTCCTCATCATCAAGAGTTGCTGCTTCGATCTCAGATAAAGGAGGAGTAGAGTAGAAGGAAACTGATGATGAAGTCGAGCTTTTAGCGAGAAAAGCAAGGATTCCATTGCAAATTAGGAACATATACTTCCTGTCAAGGGAGTGGGTGAAGAATGAGAAAGAATAAGCAAACAAAGAAAGCCCTGAAGAGTTGCAGAGAAGGAAACAAAAGATAACACAAACTGAGATAAGAAGGTGCAGAGTCTTTTTGATGAAGAGGTTGTCTGAATGTTTATCAGGTGTTTGGAGcttattttccttattttgatCCATTTCAAGAAGGTAGGAGCTTCAAAGGAGAGAGTATTGTATTTTCTCTTGTGGGTTTAGGGTACTTGCAGATTTGATACGATGAGTGACCTTAAAGGGATTGTGTCCTCTATATATCAGTCCTGAAGGCCTATATAGCTCAAGGTTCATGGGTGGTAACTAAAGTTCCAAATATGCCCTTGATGATTTTATAGTGGGAGGGCATTTGAATGGGAACTTTCCAAACAATTATGGGCGATCAGAACTCAGAATATCCGAATTGGTGAAAAGCATATCTAATGAGGCTCATTGAAGTTTCTAGTTATCAGTAAGCTCCAAAATCTATCCATACATAATTTCAACGAAAGCACTACATGTTCATAAACTCTGTATCCATAACATGTCCATAACTAGATGGCATGTCAactaagggtctgtttggtatcacttctgtttcttgttttttgttttagttttcaaaaaatagaaaataaaaacaaaaaatattgtttatttgtattttttgtttttggtttttatgaaaaccaaaaacaggttttcaaaatttttgaaaacaagaaaaaaaaaggtttttaaaagttttgaaaacagaactagttacacttattatagattgcattttctttaagatttcagattgcaaattgcatagagatatgaagacaatgatcaaatatactttgggttattgttttatttcttatctttttttctttctgctgaagttttcaatggtgaattacGTTGCAATAGACACGGCAAAAGTTacagttatgaaaaatatagtggtgtggatgtattccattattatgaaaataaaagcataaacacactcttttttttttcagttttatgctttcagtttttattttctgttttaagtgttcaactaaacaagtttcaattttatgttttcattttatgttttatgttttatgtttttattttttattttcaaaatttttgaaagtgataccaaacacaacctaaacATTTCAACatgacaatttcaaaaaatttcaaaattaaaaatttcaaaaagattTGTTATCCATCTCTTTTATCTCTCAACTATTCCTTATCTCTCCACTCATCCATAATATGTCCTCTCtcacctctctctttctctctccttctccctctccACGAGATGCTCGTCCATGGGTCAAAATGGGGGATTTCTTCCTCTGGCCATCATTTTCGTCGGAGCTTGGCTGGAAATGGTAGCCCTCTGTCCGGTGACTCGTTTGTTACCAACGATGTGACGAACTGTTATTGGAAATGATTCCAATTGACTGAGCGGTCATTGAAGGCTTAGATCGGTTGGGTTCCACTCCTTATCAACTGGGGGTTCttttggaggtggtggtggccgGAAAGGTAATTGGATGAAGAAATTGCCTTCTTTGATCGTGGTGGAGCTGTTGATGATTATGTATATCCcttgttcttcttttgttgttcCACACATGTTTCAGTATGGCAGAGTAGATTCTGCAATAAATTTCTTCTGGCAATGCCTTATTAAAATCAccagtgacttattacattgacattgtaattaattacattgacagtgtaataaaCCACTGGTGATTAAACTTGGCATTGCTTGGTGATTAATCTGGGCAATAGCTCATTATAGATTGAATGTGACTAGTTACCATGTCAATATATAATAAGTCACTGGTGATCACTTGTCATTGCTTGCTTATTTGGTTCACCAGCGCCTTGTTacactgtcaatgtaataagccattGATGCTTTCTTCGTCTTTTTCCATATCTAAAATGTAATATCTGTGTTTTTTCTTGCTTATTGGTTGTTAAAATCTCTTTGTTGACAAACGAATCTTACAAAACTTAAAACGAATCGCTACTCCATTTTTGCTCCTGGATGTTGCAGCTGAGATAAAAAAATagagaggagagaaaaataaaaaaacaagaagaaagagggaggaaaaaaatgaaaagtaacCCTTAGAGAGAGGgacaagaaaaaccaaaatgatatgtatccataattttggtgtccataaaaatgagaaaaaaaatcagattatggacaattaagGACACATCATTTTGGTAATTTTTCAATTGAGTGGACCCTcccttttaatttattatttaagcTGTTCATGTAGAAGAAATCAGAGGAGATCAAGAGAATCGCCATCGTCTTCTATGGTGCCACCTTATTGCTTGCCTTGGTTTCTAGTAATGTTTGTAAAGGGAGtgaattatgttttctttttctttcttttttgaacttttttcttacaaaattgtatattttttggtatatattgcatttttttaatgtatctATTACATATAACTAACACATAAACAAATTCACGTTTACACCTATTACATATAATTAACACGGAAACAAATTCAGGtttaaacaaaattcaataaGTTGCGTACTTGCATCCATCTTTGTGTTGCTCTAAAATGCTACCATGTATAATTacagtagtgttaggtagccTATATAATGGTAGTTCATGAGagctcaagtctcttaaacaaaattttaaaacattttaactcttaaaatacatgttatatttttaaaaaaattaagtattcggaatcagcgcataaaactctttctgacaagatccattgttgatgatttttttttcagtaaatcttaattccattgtttttttcaatagaatttcaaatacaatggattcagaactaaaacaatgaattatagactgtgctttaaaaaataatagaatatatattacaacaataaattttaaacaatgaattctgcgataaaagagtggaataaagTTATTAACATGTTGGGCTCCCATGAACTATCAAACTGATgtgttacatgtcattttcgaacatataactAATATGGAAATAAATTCACGTTTGAGCAAAATTCAGTGCATCCATGTCAGCTTTGTGTTGCTCTGAAATGTTGTCATGTGAATTGATTCAGTGCATCCACGGGCAGAACCAACTTTGTATGTTAGGGGGGCAAAACTTTATGCGGGGTCCGGAGACAACAtttctagaaaaaaaatttggagtTCTATATGTATCACTTGTTAATATTCAATTTTACGATCATTGTTTTACAATCTTCGTAGTTGAAAAAGCCCTCTTTAAATTTACAATTGCCATAGGCAAAATCAATGCTAGTGATACAcaagcgaatacaccaagttttaaCTTATCAAATGATAACCTCTTTGTGATTAATCTTTTATTGGGCTAATGTGGACATGCATCATCATTAGTTGGGTCATCGATCTTTTGTGTTTACTTATTCAGTTAGGTCTGTAGTTTATTGCTGGGTTAAAGGGAGACATATAATAAGTAACTTACATAATCCAATCAGGGGCGGATCTAGAAAAATGTTTGAGGGTGGATTTGGTTAGTGGTGATGCTGAGAGTTTATAGAAGGGGGTGAAAGTTTGATGGGGCCGAATTTTTTTAAGACTATTTAAAATATgccaacaaaaattaattataaaaaatctaCATATTAATATGAGGGTGAAATCTTACTGTCTAATTTTCAAATCCAAGAGTAAGTCTACAAAAACACtgctaaataaatttttttgcagAAAAACTCCAAAAACttgtattaaaaataaatgagcTTATTTTGGGGTTTGGTTAACCAAGTGTCTAAAACTACAAATATACATATTAACAAaactactaaataaagtactTGCACAAAAAGCTACTAAGGCTTGTATTAAAAGTAAGTGGATTTATTTTGGGCTTAGGAAATTTAATagtaaatttgaaaaaaatttgccAAAAATTGAGGGTGTGGGCTCTGGGCCTCACTAAGATCCGCCCCTGaatccaattatatatatacataattgaTTGATTATTAAAAAATGTACTATTATTAATTTAGTTTTGTGTTGCTTCGAAATACTGTCACgtgaattgaacaaaaataatataatgtaCATTAATCATTTAATTACTTTATTGATCATTCATATTTATAAATTCATGTATAATTTCTCTAGATTCGTCGATCAAAATCATCTTTATAAATTCATGTATAATTTCTCAAGATACATTGATCAaagtcatgtttttttttttttaagaaacaaaGTCATGTTTTAATTACCTTATTGATCATTCATCTTTATAAAGTCATATACAATTTCTCTAGGTACTTGAATGTAA includes the following:
- the LOC119987629 gene encoding putative protein FAR1-RELATED SEQUENCE 10, with the translated sequence MMSIPSKNTWIKQQQCPCGDWKCYITYEGNAEETTFTSQSVKPELFPSEAMVAPYVGMVFKSDYDAFEYYGNFARKNGFSIRKERSRLSPQLGVYKRDFVCYRSGFAPARKKPSVEHHRDRKSVRCGCDAKMYLSKEVVDGDSQWVVVQFSNVHNHEILEDDQVRLLPAYRKIQEADQEKIILLSKAGFPIHRIVKLLELEKGIQGGQLPFLERDVRNFVQNRKKVVQENDALLTEKRENDTMELLEACKHLKEADEEFVYDFTMDDNNKVENFAWSYGDSVHAYTMFGDVVYFDTTYRSVTYGMFFGAWLGINNNGRTIFFGCALLQDETACSFKWALQTFIRFMKGRCPQTIITDIDPGLKDAIQRELPSTKHVTSIWNILSKLSSWFSHPLGSRYAEFKSEFDALYHVESTEDFELRWSEMVSMLGLGSDKHIALLHSFRLSWAESYVRGYFLARMTTMTYSKSVDIYLKRFFSVETCLRSFFEQVSISANIQNQAHQEAQYMLTKTCIPIEEHARGILSPFAYHALQHELVLAMQYAISEMANGSYLVHHFKKIDAERVVIWMPEGDQIHCSCKEFESSGILCRHALRVLFVKNYFQLPEKYFLSRWRQESSIVLYDGHEVQHNNDGWFQEYQSLTETLFSESSVTKARSAYIRRELPKELMKLLNDVKDMPESDGVAMDFTISPAG
- the LOC119987893 gene encoding uncharacterized protein LOC119987893, whose product is MDQNKENKLQTPDKHSDNLFIKKTLHLLISVCVIFCFLLCNSSGLSLFAYSFSFFTHSLDRKYMFLICNGILAFLAKSSTSSSVSFYSTPPLSEIEAATLDDEEVSAPSIDEPLKNAAFAAEEEERATESELLNEREGERIDLATKHDEVDKEEGSSLYLERQEQQDDEEGEEREVATGTEDLKTEELNRKIEEFIRKMKEEIRIEAQRQLIAV